A single genomic interval of Deltaproteobacteria bacterium harbors:
- a CDS encoding SDR family oxidoreductase, with protein MRLKDQVAVVTGGGGGIGEGICLCLAKEGAHVVVSDIKNDLAENVAAKIKEKGRQAMAIQTDVRLAHQCQALIDTTLKEMGRLDILVCSAGVMGFSVREDSDAPLTFENILESDWDTIIDINLKGVFLCNRAVVPHFKEQQKGKIINISSVAGRQGVEFLAPYAASKAGVINLSQAVALHMAPYHINVNVVCPGIIKTPMWAEGSRILSQRSEIFKGLDPDTIFNAIVEDQIPFKRVQTPEDIGNAVVFFASEEAKEITGQALNVCGGMKFN; from the coding sequence ATGCGGTTGAAAGATCAGGTTGCAGTGGTAACTGGCGGCGGCGGAGGCATTGGTGAAGGTATCTGTCTTTGCCTGGCTAAAGAAGGGGCCCATGTGGTGGTGAGTGATATCAAGAATGATCTGGCTGAAAATGTAGCCGCTAAGATCAAAGAGAAAGGGCGGCAAGCTATGGCTATTCAGACGGACGTGCGGCTGGCCCATCAATGTCAGGCATTAATTGATACCACGCTCAAGGAAATGGGCCGTCTCGATATCCTCGTCTGCTCAGCAGGCGTCATGGGATTTTCCGTGCGTGAGGACTCAGATGCGCCCCTGACCTTCGAAAACATACTTGAATCCGATTGGGACACGATCATTGATATCAACCTCAAAGGCGTCTTCTTATGCAACCGGGCCGTGGTTCCGCATTTTAAAGAGCAGCAAAAAGGGAAGATCATCAATATCTCCTCTGTGGCAGGACGGCAGGGTGTTGAATTTCTGGCCCCTTATGCGGCCAGTAAAGCCGGGGTCATCAATCTGAGTCAAGCAGTGGCCCTGCATATGGCGCCTTATCATATTAACGTCAACGTGGTTTGTCCCGGCATAATCAAGACACCGATGTGGGCTGAAGGCTCCCGAATATTGAGTCAAAGAAGTGAAATTTTCAAGGGTTTGGATCCTGATACGATCTTTAATGCTATCGTTGAGGATCAAATCCCGTTTAAAAGGGTCCAGACGCCAGAGGACATTGGAAACGCCGTTGTGTTTTTCGCTTCAGAGGAAGCCAAGGAGATCACCGGTCAGGCCCTCAACGTGTGCGGTGGAATGAAATTTAATTAA
- a CDS encoding EamA family transporter, with amino-acid sequence MLSSSPVQGYLCVIMAAVLWSSSGTAGKALFNEGMTPFELVQIRVTLSTIFLLAIYGAFARDFLKIRLSDLGYFFLLGGVTMAMVHATYFFAISKIQVAAAILLQYLAPIFVAVYSISFWKERLTHIKLLSLVLAFGGCYLVVGGYNLQLLFMNRLGVLSGLAAAVSFSGYTLLGERGMHRYSPWTILFYALAFAALTWHIIYPPFHYLRAGFTLTQWGWIIYIVVAGTILPFGLYFVGINYIRSTRAIITATLEPISAGVLAFFLLGEVLEPFQIIGGVFVIGAIVLLQLQREKDEMTPALIRARNK; translated from the coding sequence ATGCTGAGTTCCTCGCCGGTACAAGGTTATCTGTGCGTGATCATGGCCGCCGTGTTATGGTCCTCATCAGGTACGGCTGGGAAGGCCCTCTTCAATGAAGGCATGACCCCTTTCGAACTGGTCCAGATTCGAGTTACTTTATCCACGATCTTTTTACTTGCGATCTATGGAGCTTTTGCCAGGGATTTCTTAAAAATTCGATTAAGCGATCTTGGTTACTTTTTCCTGCTCGGCGGGGTGACCATGGCCATGGTCCATGCAACCTATTTTTTTGCTATCAGCAAAATCCAGGTTGCCGCGGCCATCCTGCTGCAATACCTGGCCCCTATCTTCGTGGCCGTTTACTCCATATCTTTCTGGAAGGAACGACTGACGCACATTAAACTCCTGTCCCTTGTATTAGCCTTCGGCGGTTGTTATCTGGTAGTTGGAGGCTATAACCTCCAGCTCTTGTTCATGAATCGCCTTGGTGTCTTGAGCGGTCTGGCCGCAGCCGTTTCTTTCAGCGGTTATACCCTGCTGGGAGAGCGTGGCATGCACCGTTATTCACCCTGGACCATCCTCTTTTACGCCCTGGCCTTTGCGGCCTTGACTTGGCACATCATTTATCCTCCCTTCCACTACCTGAGAGCCGGATTCACATTGACTCAATGGGGATGGATCATTTACATCGTCGTGGCGGGCACTATCCTGCCTTTCGGGCTGTATTTTGTCGGGATCAACTACATCCGGTCCACCCGCGCCATAATCACAGCGACTTTGGAACCAATTTCCGCAGGAGTACTGGCCTTCTTTCTCCTGGGGGAAGTTCTGGAGCCTTTCCAAATAATCGGAGGGGTTTTCGTCATCGGCGCCATCGTGCTGCTGCAACTGCAAAGAGAAAAAGATGAAATGACGCCGGCCTTGATACGCGCCCGGAATAAATAG
- a CDS encoding FAD-binding oxidoreductase yields MDLSKMKMPIVKTLLDALGNEKVSTDVHVLKERRHDYWVLSQLDDIQGRGAPNPLCVVMPGDTDDVIAVVNACRENETLLVPFGLGSGVCGGVKTSADTVLLDISSMNRTRTIDVDNLIATFEAGVRGADAEAGVAKHGLTIGHHPQSVDLSTVGGWAATRSSGQFSSAYGSIEDMVLGLELVLPNGEILETLLTPRASVGPDLKQLFLGSEGTLGIITALTFSLRWKPEKQAFTAFYAPSMEAGFEAQRFIIQSGWTPPVMRQYDSTEARRLFPEQARGDDALILLVHEGPAARVDVEVQACPALMAEVGCEPASTEAVAHWMEERNQVPTWDVFLDKGIILDTIEIAAAWDRIGPIYRSVIASLKEVDHILTASAHSSHCYRSGINLYFTFAARPPESARMADVYMECWRRTLEATVKGGGGISHHHGIGRLRRDWLPREIGQTGVHLLRSLKQVLDPTGFMNPGVLIPDV; encoded by the coding sequence GTGGATTTATCGAAAATGAAGATGCCGATTGTAAAAACACTGCTTGACGCCCTGGGTAATGAAAAGGTCTCAACAGATGTGCACGTCCTCAAGGAGAGGAGACACGATTACTGGGTCCTGAGTCAGCTTGACGACATACAAGGACGCGGAGCGCCCAATCCACTCTGCGTCGTAATGCCAGGTGACACCGACGATGTGATCGCCGTTGTCAACGCCTGCCGCGAAAATGAAACACTACTCGTTCCCTTTGGGTTGGGGTCCGGCGTATGTGGCGGCGTGAAGACCTCAGCAGACACAGTCCTGCTGGATATAAGCTCGATGAATCGGACACGAACCATTGACGTGGACAACCTGATCGCGACCTTTGAAGCCGGAGTGCGGGGCGCAGACGCGGAAGCGGGTGTGGCTAAACACGGGCTGACCATCGGTCATCATCCCCAGTCCGTGGACCTCAGTACAGTGGGCGGTTGGGCGGCCACACGTTCCTCAGGTCAGTTTTCCAGCGCTTACGGGAGTATTGAGGATATGGTTCTGGGTCTTGAACTAGTCTTGCCCAATGGTGAAATCCTGGAGACGCTTCTGACACCACGCGCTTCGGTCGGTCCTGACCTGAAGCAGCTTTTCCTGGGAAGCGAAGGCACTCTGGGAATCATCACCGCCCTTACCTTTTCCTTGCGCTGGAAACCCGAAAAGCAAGCCTTTACCGCCTTTTACGCCCCATCCATGGAGGCGGGATTTGAGGCGCAGCGCTTTATCATACAGTCCGGCTGGACCCCTCCAGTGATGCGGCAGTATGATTCAACTGAAGCCCGCCGCCTTTTCCCGGAGCAAGCTCGCGGGGATGACGCCTTGATTTTACTCGTGCACGAAGGACCGGCCGCCCGGGTGGATGTTGAAGTGCAGGCCTGTCCCGCCTTGATGGCCGAGGTGGGCTGCGAACCCGCTTCCACCGAGGCAGTAGCGCACTGGATGGAAGAACGCAACCAGGTCCCAACGTGGGACGTTTTTTTAGACAAAGGTATTATTCTCGACACCATTGAAATCGCTGCCGCCTGGGACAGGATTGGTCCGATTTACAGGAGTGTTATAGCTTCCCTCAAAGAGGTTGATCATATCCTCACCGCTTCAGCCCATAGCTCGCACTGCTATCGCTCAGGAATAAACCTTTATTTCACCTTTGCGGCCAGGCCACCGGAATCAGCCAGGATGGCTGATGTTTACATGGAATGCTGGCGACGCACACTGGAAGCCACGGTCAAAGGAGGCGGAGGCATCTCTCACCATCACGGTATTGGCCGCCTGCGCCGTGACTGGCTCCCGCGAGAAATCGGCCAAACCGGTGTTCATCTTTTAAGGTCGTTAAAACAGGTTCTGGATCCCACAGGCTTCATGAACCCAGGAGTACTCATTCCCGATGTCTGA